A region of Paenibacillus sp. JNUCC-31 DNA encodes the following proteins:
- a CDS encoding zinc-dependent alcohol dehydrogenase — translation MKTVAAKEGKVTILEADIPELNKRHVQVRTEYSGISPGTEMSAIKRSGVSPVYLGYSAVGIVEKTGSEVRELLPGDRVACYGVPYVRHAEVISVPTNLVTKVPQHVKPEEAAFTGLGAIAIHALRTADVRFGDKVLVVGLGILGNLVAQIAAAGACHTAAYDLSEARVQLLQEQMGIQASFSREEEVERFVMHETGGFGFDSILLCAGGSGEMLINKSLEWLRDRGKVVIVGDLSMAFSRDLMFRKEAQVLISRAGGPGRYDMQYEQDNQDYPIGFVRWTEGRNMDEYVRLLADKRIAISPAITHMFALDEAAEAYGNYQSDSAQGALATLIKYF, via the coding sequence ATGAAAACTGTTGCTGCGAAGGAAGGAAAGGTCACGATACTGGAAGCGGATATACCCGAACTGAACAAACGACATGTCCAAGTAAGAACCGAATATTCGGGCATTAGTCCTGGTACGGAAATGAGTGCGATTAAGAGATCAGGCGTATCTCCGGTATACCTTGGCTATAGTGCTGTTGGGATTGTGGAAAAAACGGGAAGTGAAGTCAGAGAACTTCTTCCGGGAGACCGAGTGGCTTGTTATGGTGTGCCTTATGTAAGGCATGCTGAAGTCATTTCGGTACCGACCAATCTGGTAACCAAAGTACCTCAACATGTCAAACCAGAGGAGGCTGCATTTACCGGGCTTGGTGCCATTGCTATACATGCGCTGCGTACAGCCGACGTGAGGTTCGGGGACAAGGTACTTGTCGTTGGACTGGGAATTCTCGGTAATCTTGTGGCCCAAATCGCCGCTGCTGGTGCTTGTCACACGGCTGCATACGATCTGAGCGAAGCACGGGTTCAGCTGCTTCAGGAGCAGATGGGCATTCAAGCAAGCTTTTCAAGAGAAGAGGAAGTGGAGCGTTTTGTGATGCACGAAACGGGGGGATTCGGATTTGATTCCATCCTCTTATGTGCTGGCGGATCTGGAGAAATGCTGATTAACAAGTCACTTGAGTGGCTTCGTGACCGGGGAAAAGTCGTGATCGTTGGTGATTTGTCCATGGCGTTTTCAAGAGATCTGATGTTTCGCAAAGAAGCCCAGGTCCTTATCTCGAGAGCGGGCGGGCCGGGAAGGTACGATATGCAGTACGAGCAGGACAATCAGGATTATCCCATCGGTTTCGTACGGTGGACGGAAGGAAGAAATATGGACGAATACGTCAGGTTGCTTGCTGATAAGCGAATTGCAATAAGTCCTGCTATCACGCATATGTTTGCCTTGGATGAAGCAGCTGAAGCATACGGAAATTATCAATCCGATTCGGCTCAAGGGGCACTAGCCACGTTGATCAAGTATTTTTAA
- a CDS encoding ABC transporter permease, with protein sequence MADIGTEHSVAYHKEVPKKSFRSRLKQTWNHIKRDRQLLLLFLPCILFYVIFRYGPLYGLIIAFKDYSVFTGVLGSEWVGLEHFIKFFTNQDFWLLFRNTLLLGLYTLIFGFPFPIMLALLLNEVRTQWFKKSVQTFSYLPAFLSVVIISSMIIDFLSPNHGILNQFLAALGFEKKYFLIDPGWFRPIYVISEIWANAGYESIIYLAAIAGISPTLYEAAKVDGASRFHMIRHITLPGLFPTMLIMFILKTGSMIRVGYEKVLLLYNPMTYDVADVFSTYVYRKGLLESNYSYAAAVGLFEALVAMVMLLSANAISKRLGGNGLW encoded by the coding sequence ATGGCAGACATCGGTACGGAACATTCGGTAGCTTACCATAAAGAAGTGCCAAAGAAGAGCTTCAGAAGCCGGCTTAAACAGACTTGGAATCATATCAAGCGCGATAGGCAGCTGCTTCTGCTGTTTCTTCCTTGCATCCTATTTTATGTCATCTTTCGTTACGGGCCCCTTTATGGACTGATTATTGCCTTCAAAGACTACAGTGTGTTTACAGGAGTGCTTGGCAGTGAATGGGTGGGATTGGAGCATTTCATTAAGTTTTTTACGAACCAAGACTTCTGGTTGCTTTTCCGGAACACGCTGCTCTTGGGGTTATATACGCTTATTTTCGGTTTTCCTTTTCCCATCATGCTTGCCCTTCTGCTGAACGAAGTCCGAACCCAATGGTTCAAAAAATCGGTTCAAACCTTCAGTTATTTGCCGGCATTTTTGTCCGTGGTCATTATCAGCAGCATGATTATCGATTTTCTCTCCCCAAACCATGGTATTTTGAATCAATTTCTGGCTGCGCTTGGTTTTGAGAAAAAATACTTTCTCATTGATCCGGGTTGGTTCCGTCCGATCTATGTTATTTCGGAAATATGGGCGAACGCAGGATATGAATCGATTATTTATTTGGCAGCCATTGCGGGGATCAGTCCTACGCTTTATGAAGCGGCCAAGGTGGACGGCGCCAGTCGTTTCCATATGATCCGCCATATTACACTTCCTGGATTGTTTCCCACAATGCTTATCATGTTTATCTTGAAAACTGGCTCCATGATTCGCGTCGGTTATGAGAAAGTACTGCTGCTCTATAATCCGATGACCTATGACGTTGCGGACGTATTCTCAACGTATGTATACCGCAAAGGACTACTTGAATCCAATTACAGTTATGCAGCTGCGGTAGGGCTATTTGAAGCGCTCGTGGCAATGGTGATGCTGCTGTCCGCCAATGCGATCAGCAAACGGCTGGGAGGTAATGGCTTATGGTAG
- a CDS encoding extracellular solute-binding protein, which translates to MKLKKRISMLLAITLLTSILAACSKGTDKGGSTALPPQEPGQYGDTGGLILPLVDEPTTITYMLPSNAKDLGPNKLVVQEIEKRTGIKVNFQTYSPQTYQDKLKVIVASGKLPDIFTGLKPAELKKIGKQNGVVAINEYADQLPNFKKLYMEENDWVIKSFGDEAGNIYTWPIYNLNRKVNHGFMFRKDIFDELGIKEWTNTNEFYEALKKVKEAYPDSYPYASKSLANIFRDWAFGWGLGNTDQYPAYYDEKDGTWKYAAVQQEHKDMLDFMKKLYNEKLLDPEFLTDTQDSWTTKMTTDKSFVTFDWIGRLDLFYNQIKEQNPDYDLRYANPVGPTGNIRTLPEVSDFSVAVAKNKNTETSLKLLDYLTSPSGSELMTIGVEALNFEWGEDGFPVYPELKDLPLVDITVLEDRYAMWLEGAYLRPDHRSIYYRFSEKEQEAQDKIVNEDRFEPLDPILNFTDEETSKIAELQTSLQKSAEEFNSKYILDAGYGDAEWENFRGQISKGGVEELMAIYNEAQKRYDESK; encoded by the coding sequence ATGAAACTGAAAAAGAGGATTTCCATGCTACTTGCGATCACACTGTTAACCTCAATCCTTGCCGCATGCAGCAAGGGTACGGACAAAGGCGGTTCGACCGCCCTACCGCCCCAGGAACCCGGACAGTACGGTGATACAGGGGGTCTCATTTTGCCTCTTGTTGATGAGCCGACTACCATCACGTACATGCTGCCAAGCAATGCAAAAGACCTTGGCCCGAACAAACTGGTTGTCCAGGAGATTGAAAAACGGACCGGTATTAAAGTTAACTTCCAAACGTATTCCCCACAAACCTACCAGGATAAATTAAAAGTCATTGTGGCATCCGGTAAGCTGCCGGACATTTTTACAGGGCTAAAACCGGCCGAACTCAAGAAAATCGGCAAACAAAACGGTGTAGTTGCCATCAATGAATACGCGGATCAGCTCCCTAACTTCAAAAAGCTATATATGGAAGAAAACGACTGGGTCATCAAATCTTTCGGTGATGAAGCCGGAAATATATATACCTGGCCCATTTACAATCTCAATCGCAAAGTCAATCACGGATTCATGTTCAGGAAGGATATCTTTGATGAGCTTGGTATCAAGGAGTGGACGAACACGAACGAGTTTTATGAAGCTCTGAAAAAAGTAAAAGAAGCTTATCCCGATTCTTACCCCTATGCATCCAAAAGCTTGGCTAATATCTTCAGAGATTGGGCCTTCGGCTGGGGGCTCGGCAATACGGATCAGTACCCAGCCTATTACGATGAAAAAGATGGCACATGGAAGTACGCCGCAGTTCAACAAGAGCATAAGGACATGCTCGATTTCATGAAGAAACTGTACAATGAAAAACTGCTCGATCCAGAATTTTTGACGGATACGCAGGATTCCTGGACGACCAAGATGACGACAGACAAATCGTTTGTCACGTTTGACTGGATTGGACGCCTGGACCTCTTTTACAACCAGATCAAAGAGCAAAATCCTGACTATGACCTCAGGTATGCCAATCCCGTGGGACCGACCGGCAATATCAGAACCCTGCCCGAGGTTTCAGATTTCAGCGTTGCCGTTGCCAAGAACAAAAATACAGAAACCTCGCTTAAACTGCTCGATTATCTGACCAGTCCATCCGGGAGTGAGTTGATGACTATCGGAGTGGAAGCGCTTAACTTCGAATGGGGCGAGGACGGATTTCCGGTGTACCCGGAACTAAAGGATCTTCCCCTTGTGGATATAACCGTGCTTGAGGATCGTTATGCCATGTGGCTCGAAGGAGCATACCTAAGACCGGACCATCGAAGCATATATTATCGTTTTTCGGAGAAAGAGCAGGAGGCGCAGGATAAAATCGTGAATGAGGATCGTTTCGAACCCCTTGATCCGATACTTAATTTTACAGACGAAGAAACTTCCAAGATTGCCGAGCTGCAGACATCACTGCAAAAATCAGCTGAAGAATTCAACTCCAAATATATTCTTGACGCAGGCTACGGAGATGCCGAGTGGGAGAATTTCAGAGGCCAAATTAGCAAAGGCGGTGTGGAGGAACTGATGGCAATCTATAATGAAGCTCAAAAAAGATACGATGAATCCAAATAA
- a CDS encoding extracellular solute-binding protein translates to MAKIDRHTFQTRTRHMSADLKQKMNSGTYSPGEFLPSELALTEQYKLSKNSVRYVLEELVQEGLIIKIPRVGTQVAKPTSRETIRFGVYPSLYKEAGMEELIKRFHEKHPHIHVETIELPYMNSDSIANLVKLGIVDALTINLQDMYQFQEKKYLDLLVDQDRDDTIYPFLTTYFEKESGVLAAKPFIYSPVILCYNKEHLREKRLGEPNSSWSWDELAALLRELKAPHRYSIAFQLFSMNRWPIFWMQNEDDLSSTDSSPAQNRTSLPTEGLRWLRDLVTEDGIFPLALAQGEFEAEKLFKEQKISVMLTTYYMLNELKNVDFSFDIAQLPHFKNDRTLLLSTAIALSAESSQKDTAACFVNYLTSDEAQTYIRQHTYSLPASRYITETYSVGLENKPSRLELHRDYSSKYMTYRDLSISMQTQIRFGESLKQYMSYLMDEEGLAEVLLPSKSLKL, encoded by the coding sequence ATGGCGAAAATAGATCGTCATACTTTTCAGACTAGAACGAGACATATGTCTGCCGATCTGAAGCAAAAAATGAACTCCGGAACCTACAGTCCGGGAGAATTTCTGCCTTCTGAGCTAGCACTAACAGAACAGTACAAGCTAAGTAAAAACTCCGTGAGATACGTTCTGGAGGAGCTTGTACAGGAGGGATTGATCATTAAAATTCCCAGGGTGGGCACGCAGGTGGCAAAGCCTACTTCGAGGGAAACCATTCGTTTTGGTGTATATCCCTCACTTTATAAAGAAGCAGGGATGGAGGAACTCATTAAGCGATTCCACGAGAAACACCCACATATTCATGTGGAGACCATTGAGCTTCCTTATATGAATTCAGACAGTATCGCCAATCTTGTCAAACTAGGGATTGTCGATGCGTTAACCATCAACTTGCAGGATATGTACCAATTCCAAGAGAAAAAGTACCTTGATTTGTTGGTCGATCAGGATCGAGACGACACTATATACCCTTTTCTTACAACATATTTTGAGAAGGAATCGGGTGTTTTGGCAGCCAAGCCTTTCATATATTCACCTGTTATTTTGTGTTACAACAAGGAGCATCTGAGAGAGAAGAGACTGGGTGAACCCAATAGCAGCTGGAGCTGGGATGAATTGGCGGCGCTGCTCAGAGAACTTAAGGCGCCACATCGCTACAGTATCGCTTTTCAGTTATTTTCCATGAATCGGTGGCCGATTTTTTGGATGCAAAATGAGGACGATCTATCTTCGACGGATTCCAGTCCGGCTCAGAACAGAACTAGCTTGCCCACAGAAGGATTACGATGGCTCAGGGATCTTGTGACAGAGGATGGCATTTTTCCACTTGCCTTGGCACAAGGTGAATTTGAAGCCGAGAAGTTGTTTAAGGAGCAGAAGATATCCGTCATGCTAACCACATATTACATGCTGAATGAGCTAAAAAATGTGGATTTTTCCTTTGATATTGCCCAGTTACCACATTTCAAGAATGATAGGACACTCCTTCTATCTACAGCCATCGCTCTCAGTGCAGAATCGAGCCAAAAGGATACGGCAGCCTGCTTTGTGAATTATCTCACTTCAGATGAGGCACAGACCTATATTAGGCAGCACACATACAGTTTACCTGCGAGCAGATATATTACGGAAACATATTCAGTGGGGCTTGAAAACAAACCGTCCAGGTTGGAACTTCATCGAGACTATAGCTCGAAATACATGACGTATCGGGATCTGTCGATTTCCATGCAAACTCAGATCCGTTTCGGAGAAAGCCTAAAGCAGTACATGTCTTATTTAATGGATGAAGAGGGACTTGCTGAAGTGTTGCTTCCGTCTAAAAGTCTCAAATTATAA
- a CDS encoding carbohydrate ABC transporter permease, which yields MVGERKISVFGVMNSLILCLIAVATLYPIVYITAVSLSDTAAVVQGKVFLFPKGLNLEAYVEVLKNDTIPRAYLNSIFYTAFGTFVNLLFTAVAAYPLSQKGFFGRKFFMLTIVLTMFLNPGIIPTYVVVQQLGLTDSVWALVLPNAIWTMELIILKSFYENMSSQIREAALIDGASDYRILFNIVIPLSKPALASIGLFYFMGHWNSFFLPLIYLNDPNKYPLQVVLRDMLIYSAENDAGLVDRSALAPQSIKNATIVLSMIPVLLIYPFAQKYFAKGVMLGSEKG from the coding sequence ATGGTAGGTGAGCGCAAAATATCTGTTTTTGGTGTCATGAATTCGCTGATCCTCTGTCTTATTGCTGTAGCGACACTCTATCCCATCGTGTACATTACGGCCGTTTCTTTAAGCGATACAGCTGCGGTCGTTCAAGGTAAGGTGTTTCTTTTTCCGAAAGGACTGAACCTTGAGGCTTATGTCGAGGTGCTTAAAAATGACACGATTCCAAGAGCCTACCTGAATTCTATTTTTTATACGGCATTCGGCACGTTTGTGAATTTACTGTTTACGGCTGTTGCCGCGTATCCTTTGTCCCAAAAAGGATTTTTCGGACGCAAGTTTTTTATGTTGACCATTGTCCTTACCATGTTTTTGAATCCCGGCATTATTCCCACTTATGTAGTCGTGCAGCAGCTCGGGTTAACGGATTCGGTTTGGGCACTCGTACTTCCCAATGCCATCTGGACAATGGAACTGATTATTCTAAAAAGCTTTTACGAAAACATGTCTTCCCAAATACGCGAAGCGGCCCTGATCGACGGAGCTTCCGATTACCGGATTCTGTTCAACATTGTCATTCCCTTATCCAAGCCTGCGCTTGCTTCTATCGGACTTTTTTATTTCATGGGTCACTGGAACAGTTTTTTCCTACCGCTGATTTACTTGAACGATCCGAATAAATATCCTTTGCAGGTCGTGCTGCGGGATATGTTAATCTACAGCGCAGAAAACGACGCGGGACTTGTGGATCGTTCGGCCCTTGCCCCACAGTCGATTAAAAATGCAACCATCGTACTTTCCATGATCCCCGTTTTGCTCATCTATCCGTTTGCTCAGAAGTATTTCGCTAAAGGGGTGATGCTCGGTTCGGAAAAAGGCTAA
- a CDS encoding zinc-binding alcohol dehydrogenase family protein: MSNRQMKAIGLLNYLPIEHPESLLDVMMDVPEPTGRDLLIRVKAISVNPVDVKVRAPKNRTENTPKVLGWDVAGVVEQVGPESSLFEPGDEVYYAGSIARPGGNSELHLVDERIVGFKPATLNFAHAAALPLTAITAWEGLFDRLGVSAATERNEGKTILIIGAAGGVGSIATQLAKHAGLTVIGTASRPESAEWAKNMGADHIINHYEAFLPQLKALGLELVDYIFCLNSTEKHWVNMAEAIAPQGKICSIVETDELLDLTLLKNKSVTFAWELMFTRPLFQTADMIEQHNLLNEVSRMIDEGRLRTTVAQILSPINAANLRKAHGILEEGRMTGKIVIENFE; encoded by the coding sequence ATGTCAAACCGACAAATGAAAGCCATCGGCTTGCTGAACTATCTACCCATTGAGCATCCTGAGAGTTTGCTGGACGTTATGATGGATGTACCTGAACCTACAGGGAGAGACTTACTGATCCGAGTCAAAGCCATTTCTGTCAATCCCGTCGACGTCAAAGTACGCGCTCCTAAAAATCGAACCGAAAATACGCCAAAGGTCCTCGGTTGGGACGTCGCAGGTGTCGTGGAACAAGTTGGACCGGAATCTTCGCTGTTCGAACCCGGCGATGAAGTATATTATGCCGGCAGCATTGCCCGTCCTGGGGGAAATAGCGAACTTCATCTCGTTGATGAAAGAATCGTCGGTTTTAAACCGGCAACACTAAATTTTGCGCACGCAGCCGCTCTGCCGTTAACCGCTATCACTGCTTGGGAAGGATTATTTGATCGTTTGGGCGTGTCTGCTGCCACCGAGCGCAACGAAGGCAAAACGATTTTGATTATCGGGGCGGCGGGGGGTGTGGGTTCTATCGCGACACAACTGGCCAAACACGCCGGTTTGACCGTCATCGGCACGGCTTCACGCCCGGAATCGGCTGAGTGGGCCAAAAATATGGGAGCCGACCATATCATCAATCATTACGAAGCATTTCTCCCTCAGCTCAAAGCGCTGGGCTTGGAACTCGTTGACTATATTTTCTGCCTAAACAGTACAGAGAAGCATTGGGTCAATATGGCTGAGGCCATAGCTCCTCAAGGGAAAATCTGCTCCATTGTGGAGACGGATGAGCTGCTCGATCTGACCTTGCTGAAAAACAAAAGCGTCACTTTTGCCTGGGAACTGATGTTCACCAGACCGTTGTTCCAGACTGCGGATATGATTGAACAGCACAACTTGTTAAATGAAGTTTCCCGTATGATCGATGAAGGTCGCTTACGAACTACGGTTGCCCAGATCCTCTCTCCCATCAATGCAGCTAATTTGCGTAAAGCCCATGGAATACTAGAAGAAGGACGTATGACAGGTAAAATCGTGATTGAGAACTTTGAGTAA
- a CDS encoding winged helix-turn-helix transcriptional regulator, which produces MRDRKSGYGHCPNEEGCPVEYTLDVIGGKWKGVLLYHMIEGPIRFNEFRRICPTITQRMLTLQLRELEEDGIVHREVYPQVPPKVEYSLSEFGRTLVPIIMEMKIWGETYKNLSNDTSRQTENVVESMMDSV; this is translated from the coding sequence ATGCGTGACCGCAAATCGGGATACGGCCATTGCCCGAATGAAGAAGGTTGTCCCGTCGAGTATACGTTGGATGTTATCGGAGGCAAGTGGAAAGGTGTACTTTTGTACCATATGATTGAAGGCCCCATACGATTTAACGAGTTTCGCAGAATATGTCCGACCATTACGCAGAGAATGTTGACGCTGCAGCTTCGAGAGCTTGAAGAAGACGGCATCGTACATCGTGAAGTGTACCCTCAAGTTCCTCCTAAAGTGGAATATTCGCTATCGGAATTCGGACGCACATTAGTGCCGATCATTATGGAAATGAAAATCTGGGGAGAGACATATAAAAATTTATCAAACGATACTTCCAGACAGACAGAAAACGTGGTTGAATCCATGATGGATTCGGTGTGA
- a CDS encoding dihydrodipicolinate synthase family protein: MHKNQASLTPEQAAAFHEGLVIPAHPLALNERRELDEVYQRVLTKYYIASGVGGIAVGVHSTQFEIRDPKVNLYERVLRLAAEETEQARLQKPFIKVAGVCGDSEQATEEARISKALGYDAVLLSMGGLHDRSEQDLLRHTEKIAEMMPVIGFYLQLSVGGRWLSFDFWQAFAEIDNVIAIKIAPFNRYQTIDVIRAVCCSSRRNEIALYTGNDDNILMDLLTTFRFETEEGTMEKEIVGGLLGHFAVWTHQAVQLLEEVKRIRKQKGSPLSRDLLTRNVEITDANAAFFDPTHQFAGCIPGIHEVLRRQGLMRGIWCLNPQETLSDGQKEEIDRVYRQYPHLNDDDFVKQHLDEWLRLASLSQS, from the coding sequence ATGCACAAAAATCAAGCTTCACTTACACCGGAACAGGCAGCTGCATTCCATGAAGGTTTGGTCATCCCTGCTCATCCGCTTGCCTTAAATGAACGCAGAGAGCTGGATGAAGTCTATCAGCGAGTGCTGACAAAGTACTACATCGCATCAGGAGTCGGCGGAATTGCGGTTGGTGTCCATTCCACCCAGTTTGAGATTCGGGATCCCAAGGTTAACCTCTATGAACGGGTGCTCCGCTTGGCCGCAGAGGAAACGGAGCAAGCTCGCCTGCAAAAGCCCTTCATCAAGGTGGCGGGCGTTTGCGGAGATAGTGAACAGGCGACGGAAGAAGCCCGGATTAGTAAAGCCCTCGGATATGATGCGGTGCTGCTGAGTATGGGTGGACTCCATGATAGGAGTGAGCAGGACCTACTTCGGCATACGGAAAAAATAGCCGAAATGATGCCGGTCATCGGATTTTATCTTCAACTTTCTGTCGGTGGCCGCTGGCTGAGCTTCGACTTTTGGCAGGCTTTTGCTGAAATTGATAATGTGATCGCCATCAAAATAGCTCCTTTTAACCGATATCAAACGATTGATGTTATCCGAGCGGTTTGCTGCTCAAGCCGCCGCAATGAAATTGCATTGTACACCGGGAACGATGACAACATTCTGATGGATCTACTTACAACTTTTCGGTTTGAAACGGAAGAAGGTACCATGGAAAAAGAAATTGTTGGCGGGCTGCTGGGTCACTTCGCTGTCTGGACACATCAAGCGGTCCAGCTGCTGGAAGAAGTGAAACGAATCCGCAAGCAAAAGGGATCTCCGTTGTCGCGGGACTTGCTCACGCGGAACGTGGAGATTACAGATGCCAATGCCGCTTTTTTTGATCCTACCCATCAGTTTGCTGGCTGCATTCCGGGGATACACGAGGTTCTTCGAAGGCAAGGACTCATGAGAGGGATTTGGTGCTTGAATCCGCAGGAGACCTTATCCGACGGGCAAAAAGAGGAAATCGATCGTGTATACCGCCAGTATCCTCACCTGAATGACGATGATTTTGTGAAGCAGCATCTGGATGAGTGGCTTAGGCTTGCTTCGCTTTCCCAGTCATGA
- a CDS encoding NAD-dependent epimerase/dehydratase family protein yields MKTVAELEAKLSEASDRLINDLHKVDGDLLILGAGGKMGPSLARLAAQAIKAGGMNKKVTAVSRFQDQEVKNDLESVGVQTISCDLLDDQEFMQLPPADNVIYMAGNKFGTTGREYYTWAMNTYLPGRVAEKYKDSRIVVFSSGNVYPFTPVGLGGVDESVPPEPLGEYAQSTLGRERIFEFFSHKYGTPMLLYRLNYAIDLRYGVLLEIAKKVHGGKSVPLTMGHANVIWQGDANEIALRSLLKCQSPPEILNVTGPETMSVRWAAQQFAERFGLSASFEGSESETALLSNAAKAVREFGYPRVGLLEMIDFIAEWVESGGPTWNKPTHFSERKGRF; encoded by the coding sequence ATGAAGACCGTGGCTGAATTGGAAGCAAAGCTTTCGGAGGCATCAGATCGGCTAATCAACGACTTACATAAAGTGGACGGGGATCTTCTTATATTAGGCGCAGGCGGGAAGATGGGCCCAAGTCTTGCGAGATTGGCCGCACAAGCCATCAAAGCGGGAGGGATGAACAAGAAGGTGACAGCTGTATCCCGATTTCAGGATCAGGAGGTGAAGAACGATCTTGAAAGCGTTGGAGTACAGACGATTTCCTGTGATCTTTTAGACGATCAAGAGTTCATGCAGCTGCCTCCAGCGGACAACGTCATATATATGGCTGGTAACAAGTTTGGTACAACGGGCAGAGAGTATTATACATGGGCAATGAATACGTACTTGCCGGGAAGAGTGGCAGAAAAGTATAAAGATTCGCGTATCGTCGTTTTTTCTTCCGGGAACGTGTATCCCTTCACCCCGGTGGGTCTCGGCGGAGTAGATGAATCAGTACCCCCTGAACCTCTCGGGGAATATGCACAATCCACCCTGGGGAGAGAGCGAATATTTGAATTCTTCTCTCATAAGTATGGCACGCCGATGCTCCTGTACCGCTTGAACTATGCCATTGATTTACGCTATGGGGTGTTGCTCGAAATAGCCAAAAAGGTCCATGGAGGCAAGTCGGTGCCACTTACGATGGGGCATGCCAATGTGATATGGCAGGGAGATGCCAATGAGATTGCCTTAAGGAGCCTGCTTAAGTGTCAAAGCCCTCCCGAAATTTTGAATGTGACCGGACCTGAAACCATGTCCGTTCGCTGGGCAGCTCAGCAGTTTGCCGAAAGGTTTGGTCTTAGCGCATCGTTTGAGGGAAGCGAATCCGAAACGGCTCTGCTCAGCAATGCAGCTAAGGCGGTTCGCGAATTCGGTTATCCGAGAGTAGGTTTGCTGGAGATGATTGATTTCATTGCCGAATGGGTTGAATCCGGCGGACCTACGTGGAACAAACCAACCCACTTTTCGGAGAGGAAGGGGAGGTTCTGA
- a CDS encoding Gfo/Idh/MocA family oxidoreductase, which translates to MNIGIIGLDSSHALAFTRIFHESQETLFANVTVTAAYAGGSPDFPLSITRVDTFARRMTKEYGVRLMPTMQQVAESTDAILILSADGRMHLNQFKAICSYRKPVFIDKPFALSSADAGEIMRLAVEFQIPLMSASSLRYAEALPECIRGDILGADVYGPMHIESTQGHYFWYGIHSAELLVQIMGPGCREVTAVSTDHGDLITGTWIEGRIGTIRGMRNGPETFGITLHTRNATRHIPLEPSYKELLKSVMNWLKNGVCTVHPSETLEVIRFLECAEQSRLQKCNILMEM; encoded by the coding sequence ATGAACATCGGAATCATCGGCCTTGACAGCTCTCACGCCCTGGCATTCACCCGTATTTTTCACGAAAGTCAGGAGACTCTTTTTGCAAATGTGACTGTGACGGCTGCATATGCGGGCGGATCTCCGGATTTTCCACTCAGCATCACCCGTGTAGACACGTTTGCCCGCCGGATGACGAAAGAATACGGCGTGAGATTGATGCCTACGATGCAGCAAGTTGCAGAAAGCACTGATGCCATTCTTATCTTGAGTGCCGATGGAAGGATGCATCTGAATCAGTTCAAGGCAATCTGTTCTTACCGGAAACCCGTATTTATCGATAAACCTTTTGCTTTGTCTTCAGCAGACGCAGGTGAAATCATGAGACTCGCAGTAGAGTTTCAAATCCCTTTAATGAGTGCTTCAAGCTTGCGTTATGCCGAAGCCCTGCCTGAATGCATAAGAGGAGACATCTTGGGGGCGGACGTGTACGGACCGATGCACATCGAATCTACGCAGGGACATTATTTTTGGTATGGCATCCATTCGGCTGAACTACTCGTTCAAATCATGGGCCCTGGATGCAGGGAAGTGACCGCCGTTTCTACAGATCACGGCGATCTCATTACTGGAACCTGGATAGAGGGGAGGATCGGAACAATCCGCGGAATGCGAAATGGCCCAGAGACTTTTGGAATAACCTTACACACCAGAAACGCTACCCGGCATATCCCGCTTGAACCGAGCTACAAAGAGCTCCTGAAGTCGGTCATGAATTGGTTAAAAAACGGCGTGTGCACCGTACATCCCTCTGAAACGCTGGAAGTCATCCGGTTTTTGGAATGTGCAGAGCAAAGTCGACTACAAAAATGCAACATCCTCATGGAAATGTGA